One stretch of Rhodospirillaceae bacterium DNA includes these proteins:
- a CDS encoding ABC transporter permease: MILKSRFAAPGYVGAVLLAAVVGFALIAPSIVPGDPLSQSLVKSLAGPDAAGPFGYDHLGRSLYHRLAHALRLSPLIAVAAVLTAGAAGLALGAVAAARGGWIDRVLALVADSLLALPGLLMILIVLAIVPGTALGFWAGLSLVLWVEFFRLTRATARSVLASPAVQATRLLGFGPGYVFRHHLWPEIAPVMLTVGAFGMATAIMAIAALGFVNVGMRAPIPELGLMMVELLPYWREAPMALLTPVLAIFTLLLSLILIVGNRS; encoded by the coding sequence ATGATTTTAAAGTCAAGATTTGCCGCACCCGGATATGTGGGCGCGGTGCTGCTGGCGGCCGTGGTCGGGTTCGCGCTGATTGCGCCCAGCATCGTGCCGGGCGATCCATTGTCGCAATCCCTCGTCAAATCCCTGGCCGGGCCGGATGCCGCCGGACCGTTTGGATACGATCATCTTGGCAGATCCCTGTATCACCGCCTGGCGCATGCGCTTCGCCTGTCCCCGCTGATCGCCGTCGCGGCGGTGCTGACGGCTGGTGCGGCTGGCCTGGCCTTGGGTGCCGTGGCGGCCGCGCGCGGTGGCTGGATCGACCGGGTCCTTGCCCTTGTAGCCGATTCCCTGCTGGCCCTGCCGGGCCTGCTCATGATCCTCATCGTCCTTGCCATCGTGCCGGGAACGGCGCTCGGCTTCTGGGCTGGATTGTCGCTGGTTCTCTGGGTCGAGTTCTTCCGGCTGACGCGCGCGACGGCAAGGTCGGTGCTGGCCTCGCCCGCGGTGCAGGCAACGCGCCTGCTCGGTTTCGGACCGGGCTATGTGTTCCGCCATCACCTCTGGCCGGAAATCGCGCCGGTCATGCTCACCGTCGGTGCCTTCGGGATGGCCACGGCGATCATGGCGATTGCGGCCCTTGGCTTTGTCAATGTCGGCATGCGCGCGCCGATACCGGAACTGGGCCTCATGATGGTCGAATTGCTGCCGTACTGGCGCGAGGCGCCGATGGCCCTGCTGACACCCGTGCTCGCCATCTTCACTTTGCTTTTGAGCCTCATCCTGATCGTGGGCAATCGCTCATGA
- a CDS encoding ABC transporter ATP-binding protein, whose translation MTLLHVDAISVSTSGNDTILHPVSLTLEPGEPLVVLGETGSGKSLLVQAIMGTLPDDLWAEGTVSIDGRQLDAAKPAGFRALWGRRVSVLPQEPWLSLDPLMRAQKQVAEVHQLVGGFPGPAAADRAESDLTSLDLAGAGGKYPHQLSGGMAQRVAFAAARAGGANIVIADEPTKGLDAARRDEVARLLLSGMGATGGLLVITHDLALAQMIGGRAMVIRDGRVVEANATADLFDNPQTEYTRHLVQSDPVHWPKRSTRSGQPVATATGLGFARGGRNLARDLAFEIKAGEILGISGPSGCGKSTLGDVILGLHAPDAGRMTYQAEIQGIARQKLYQDPVAAFPPRRFLKQTINDVAKRFGSSDADIASLMDRLGLFPILLDRFPDQVSGGELQRLSLLRVMLTHPKLIFADEPTSRLDPITQKTVMDVLGDLADGGCAIILVSHDLALLGKMADATLALSETK comes from the coding sequence ATGACCTTGCTGCATGTGGACGCGATCTCGGTATCGACATCCGGAAACGACACCATCCTGCACCCCGTTTCTCTCACTCTTGAGCCTGGCGAGCCACTCGTGGTGCTGGGAGAAACCGGGTCGGGCAAGAGCCTCCTCGTGCAGGCCATCATGGGAACGCTGCCGGACGATCTCTGGGCGGAGGGGACCGTGTCGATCGACGGCCGGCAGCTTGATGCCGCGAAACCCGCCGGGTTCCGCGCCCTCTGGGGCCGACGCGTATCCGTTCTTCCCCAGGAGCCCTGGCTTTCCCTTGACCCGCTGATGCGCGCGCAGAAACAGGTGGCGGAAGTCCATCAACTGGTGGGCGGTTTCCCCGGCCCGGCGGCAGCGGATCGCGCAGAATCCGATCTTACTTCCCTGGATCTCGCCGGGGCGGGCGGCAAATATCCGCATCAGCTTTCCGGCGGCATGGCGCAGCGCGTCGCTTTTGCTGCCGCGCGGGCGGGCGGGGCGAACATCGTCATCGCCGACGAGCCGACCAAGGGCCTGGATGCCGCGCGCCGCGACGAGGTGGCGCGCCTGCTGTTGAGTGGCATGGGGGCGACGGGTGGCCTTCTGGTGATTACCCATGATTTGGCGCTGGCACAAATGATCGGCGGCCGGGCCATGGTGATCCGCGATGGCCGGGTGGTGGAAGCCAATGCCACCGCCGATCTGTTTGACAACCCCCAGACGGAATATACGCGACACCTGGTCCAGTCCGATCCGGTGCATTGGCCGAAACGATCCACCAGATCGGGGCAGCCTGTGGCAACGGCGACCGGCCTCGGCTTCGCCCGTGGCGGCCGGAATCTGGCACGGGATCTCGCCTTCGAGATCAAGGCGGGGGAGATCCTCGGCATATCGGGGCCGTCCGGCTGCGGCAAGTCGACTTTGGGTGACGTCATACTCGGGCTGCACGCTCCTGACGCCGGGCGCATGACGTATCAAGCCGAAATTCAGGGCATTGCGCGCCAGAAGCTGTACCAGGATCCGGTCGCGGCGTTTCCGCCGAGGCGATTTCTGAAGCAGACCATCAACGATGTGGCCAAGCGCTTTGGCAGCAGCGATGCCGACATAGCCAGCCTCATGGATCGCCTCGGCCTGTTCCCGATCCTGCTGGATCGTTTTCCCGATCAGGTATCCGGGGGTGAGCTGCAAAGATTGTCGCTGCTCCGGGTGATGCTGACCCATCCGAAACTGATCTTCGCCGACGAGCCGACATCCCGGCTCGACCCGATCACGCAGAAGACGGTCATGGACGTATTGGGCGACCTTGCCGACGGTGGCTGCGCCATCATTCTGGTCAGTCATGATTTGGCGTTGCTCGGGAAAATGGCCGACGCGACTCTGGCTCTTTCCGAAACCAAGTAA